The following proteins are co-located in the Fructilactobacillus carniphilus genome:
- the pheT gene encoding phenylalanine--tRNA ligase subunit beta, with the protein MLLSYDWLSQYLKLKLDPEALGEKIERTSVEVDSVTKRSTGLKKLIVGQILSMEKHPDAGHLNICQVDVGAAEPQQIVCGAPNVEVGKKVIVAMPGARVAGNVKIKKAKMRGVKSDGMICALDEIGFPKDVVPDEWKDGIYFLPDDAKLGDEVYDYLGMNDPMLDLDVTPNRGDMLSMRGVVYDLAAVLDQKSDFMVQPEAATGQESSAAAIAAIADEQLASQYHLQVVKNVQVHPSPLWLQIRLWNAGIKPINNVVDVTNYVMLFLGQPLHAYDLSQLPAANLAVRRAHPGEKITTLDEAERELNEQDVVIASGDQPVALAGLMGGDPTRVTKETTTIVLEAGVFDPVLTRKMAQNENLHTDASQRFERGVDHGDVITALNYAAGMIQSLADGQASQGVVTGSQAPVTEQVIKITASRINHVLGTDLSAATINEIFTRLGFGVVDNHGEFTVTIPTRCWDLQIDADLIEEVARIYGYDSIPATLPVTQTTEGGLTPNQQAMRKSRQTLQGMGLNHAISYSLTTPEKATMFMLQQSFSTDLQWPMTKDHSVLRMNLVSGLLDDVAYNQARGVENVPLYEQGRVFYKDQEDQIRPTEVEHVAGAISGTMPTASWNQQVRPVDFFLLKGIVAQYLQTLSLQGTITYEPTEQLAQMHPGRTALIKLDDEVIGFLGQVHPSTAKQFKVKPTYVFELDFDRLMAAPKHEAQYQVVSSLPGIKRDIAMLVADDVTNEQIETIIWKRGGAYLHDVSLFDVYVGEHVPAGQKSLAYTLSFENPQATLQDDVVNQAMTKVEQHLQTELNAEIR; encoded by the coding sequence ATGTTACTTTCGTATGATTGGTTAAGCCAGTACCTGAAGCTCAAACTTGATCCAGAAGCATTGGGAGAAAAGATTGAACGGACTTCGGTTGAAGTAGATTCTGTTACAAAACGAAGTACCGGATTGAAAAAGTTAATCGTCGGCCAAATTTTATCCATGGAAAAACACCCAGATGCCGGTCACTTGAACATTTGTCAGGTTGATGTGGGCGCAGCCGAACCACAACAAATCGTGTGTGGAGCTCCAAACGTTGAAGTCGGTAAAAAGGTGATTGTGGCCATGCCCGGGGCTCGGGTAGCCGGCAACGTAAAGATTAAAAAGGCTAAGATGCGTGGGGTTAAGTCCGACGGTATGATTTGTGCCTTAGATGAAATTGGATTTCCCAAGGATGTCGTTCCCGATGAATGGAAGGACGGGATTTACTTCTTACCCGATGATGCTAAGTTAGGTGATGAAGTTTATGACTACCTAGGCATGAATGATCCCATGTTAGACCTAGACGTAACTCCCAATCGTGGTGACATGCTGAGCATGCGTGGAGTTGTCTATGATTTAGCCGCTGTGTTGGATCAAAAATCGGACTTTATGGTACAACCGGAAGCGGCAACGGGTCAGGAGAGCAGTGCAGCTGCAATTGCTGCAATTGCTGACGAGCAACTAGCTAGTCAGTATCACTTACAAGTGGTCAAAAACGTGCAAGTTCATCCGAGTCCCCTTTGGTTACAAATCCGGCTCTGGAACGCTGGAATTAAGCCAATTAACAACGTGGTGGACGTTACGAACTACGTGATGCTATTCCTGGGACAACCATTACACGCCTATGATTTAAGCCAATTACCTGCGGCTAATTTAGCAGTTAGACGGGCCCATCCGGGGGAAAAAATCACTACACTGGATGAAGCAGAACGTGAACTAAACGAACAAGACGTGGTAATCGCTAGCGGTGACCAACCAGTCGCACTGGCGGGTTTAATGGGAGGTGATCCGACTCGGGTTACCAAAGAGACCACCACGATTGTCTTAGAAGCCGGAGTATTTGATCCTGTATTGACTCGGAAAATGGCCCAAAATGAGAACCTCCACACTGATGCTTCCCAACGCTTTGAGCGGGGAGTTGATCACGGCGACGTCATTACGGCCCTTAATTATGCAGCGGGAATGATTCAATCTCTAGCTGACGGGCAGGCTAGCCAGGGCGTAGTTACTGGAAGTCAAGCTCCGGTGACGGAACAAGTGATTAAGATAACGGCATCCCGAATTAACCACGTGTTAGGGACCGATTTGAGTGCGGCCACGATTAACGAAATTTTTACCCGGTTGGGCTTTGGCGTAGTCGATAACCACGGTGAATTTACGGTTACCATTCCGACACGCTGCTGGGACTTACAAATTGATGCTGATTTAATTGAAGAAGTGGCCCGGATTTATGGCTATGACAGCATTCCAGCAACTTTACCAGTAACTCAAACGACCGAAGGGGGATTAACCCCGAACCAACAAGCCATGCGGAAATCACGGCAAACGTTACAGGGGATGGGACTTAATCATGCCATTTCTTACTCACTGACGACGCCCGAAAAGGCCACCATGTTCATGTTACAGCAGAGTTTTTCTACTGACTTGCAATGGCCAATGACTAAGGATCACTCGGTGCTCCGGATGAACCTGGTCAGTGGCTTACTGGACGATGTTGCTTACAACCAAGCTCGCGGAGTGGAAAACGTTCCCCTGTATGAACAAGGTCGGGTATTCTACAAAGATCAGGAAGATCAGATTCGACCGACCGAAGTGGAACACGTTGCCGGAGCAATTTCTGGTACCATGCCCACCGCTAGTTGGAACCAACAGGTTCGTCCGGTCGATTTCTTCCTATTGAAAGGAATCGTTGCCCAGTACTTGCAAACATTGTCACTCCAAGGAACAATTACGTACGAACCAACGGAACAGTTAGCGCAAATGCACCCTGGTCGGACAGCCTTGATCAAACTGGATGATGAAGTTATTGGTTTTCTCGGTCAGGTTCATCCCAGCACTGCTAAGCAGTTTAAGGTGAAACCAACTTATGTCTTTGAATTAGATTTTGATCGCTTAATGGCGGCACCTAAACACGAAGCGCAATATCAAGTAGTAAGTTCCTTGCCTGGAATCAAACGAGATATTGCCATGTTAGTTGCTGATGATGTTACAAATGAACAAATTGAAACTATCATCTGGAAACGCGGGGGCGCCTACTTGCATGACGTAAGTCTATTTGACGTTTATGTCGGTGAACACGTTCCAGCGGGGCAGAAGTCCTTGGCATATACATTAAGTTTTGAAAATCCACAGGCAACGTTGCAGGACGACGTGGTAAATCAAGCCATGACCAAAGTGGAACAACATTTACAAACAGAACTCAACGCAGAAATCAGATAA
- the greA gene encoding transcription elongation factor GreA — protein MAEDKVYPMTKEGKVKLEAELEDLKTNQRPHVIEQIKIARSYGDLSENSEYKSAKNEQALLESRINTVEHMLQFAEVVDEEQTASDEVSVGKTVEFKELPDEEPETYQIVGAAEADPLSGKVSNDSPIAKGLLGHKVGEEVDIEIPDGVMHVQIISVQ, from the coding sequence ATGGCTGAAGATAAAGTATATCCAATGACCAAAGAGGGGAAAGTGAAACTTGAAGCTGAGTTAGAAGATTTAAAGACTAACCAGCGTCCCCACGTAATTGAACAAATTAAAATTGCGCGAAGCTACGGCGATTTGTCCGAAAATTCTGAGTACAAATCAGCTAAAAATGAACAAGCATTACTGGAAAGTCGGATTAACACGGTTGAACACATGCTCCAATTTGCAGAAGTGGTTGATGAAGAACAAACCGCTAGTGATGAAGTGAGTGTGGGAAAAACGGTTGAATTTAAGGAACTTCCAGATGAAGAACCAGAAACTTACCAAATTGTCGGGGCAGCGGAAGCAGATCCATTGTCTGGTAAAGTTTCCAACGATTCACCAATTGCCAAGGGCTTGTTAGGCCACAAGGTGGGTGAAGAGGTTGACATCGAAATTCCTGACGGAGTAATGCACGTTCAAATTATTTCCGTTCAATAA
- the udk gene encoding uridine kinase, which yields MATKQKRPVIIGVTGGSSSGKTTVSRAILQRLLGHSISIIQQDSYYKDQAEMSMAERKKVNYDHPDAFDNDLLVDQLERLLNYETIEKPVYDYSQFTRSDKTERQEPTDVIILEGILTLNDPRLRDLMDIKVFVDTDDDIRLIRRIQRDTEERGRSLDSIIQQYLGTVRPMYQQFVEPSKRYADIIIPRGGKNNVAIDLLATKIKAILGTDDEGPLLAE from the coding sequence ATGGCAACTAAGCAAAAACGGCCCGTGATTATTGGAGTTACGGGTGGTTCTAGTAGCGGGAAAACGACGGTAAGTCGGGCAATTTTACAACGTCTCCTAGGTCATTCCATTTCCATTATTCAACAAGATTCATATTACAAAGATCAAGCCGAGATGAGCATGGCTGAGCGAAAAAAGGTTAATTATGACCATCCGGATGCCTTTGATAACGATTTGCTGGTTGATCAACTCGAGCGGTTATTGAACTACGAAACAATCGAAAAGCCAGTTTATGATTATTCCCAATTTACGCGGAGCGATAAAACGGAACGACAAGAGCCCACGGACGTGATTATTCTGGAGGGAATTTTGACGCTCAATGATCCTAGATTGCGTGATCTAATGGACATTAAGGTGTTTGTGGATACGGATGACGATATTCGATTAATCAGACGAATTCAACGGGATACAGAAGAACGGGGACGGTCTTTGGATTCAATTATTCAACAATATCTAGGAACGGTTCGTCCCATGTATCAACAATTTGTGGAACCATCCAAGCGATATGCTGATATCATTATTCCCCGCGGTGGTAAAAATAACGTTGCCATTGATTTACTGGCTACTAAAATTAAAGCAATCCTAGGAACAGATGACGAAGGTCCTTTACTGGCTGAGTAA
- a CDS encoding YqgQ family protein, producing the protein MKNLYDVQQLLKRFGIYVYVGKRIWDIEVMAIELDHLYEARVISRPDFMAAKLVLKHEHQIEAVKEQQTTGGLEDGKGLNWN; encoded by the coding sequence ATGAAAAATCTATATGATGTTCAACAGCTCTTAAAGCGCTTTGGAATCTACGTCTACGTGGGTAAGCGAATTTGGGATATTGAAGTAATGGCCATAGAGTTGGATCACTTATATGAAGCGCGGGTGATTTCTCGGCCAGATTTTATGGCTGCCAAGCTAGTTTTGAAACATGAGCATCAAATTGAGGCGGTCAAAGAACAACAGACAACTGGAGGATTAGAAGATGGCAAAGGACTTAATTGGAATTGA
- a CDS encoding DUF3042 family protein, with translation MNKFGKGFATGVIAMLGIAAGALFSFKKTVVEPIEKQEEKADENRKKVMRKAGSSHLG, from the coding sequence ATGAATAAATTTGGAAAAGGATTTGCTACTGGTGTAATCGCGATGTTAGGGATTGCCGCTGGAGCCTTATTCTCATTTAAAAAGACGGTTGTTGAACCAATCGAAAAACAAGAAGAAAAAGCAGATGAAAACCGGAAAAAGGTTATGCGCAAAGCAGGATCTTCTCACCTTGGTTAA
- a CDS encoding ROK family glucokinase has protein sequence MAKDLIGIDLGGTTTKMAFLNQQGEILEKWRILTDISDNGSHIVDNIIKSIQQHIADSGKTTADFIGIGMGTPGTVDRENGTVSEAYNLNWAKTQPVRQKIQDGLGLPFDLDNDANVASLGEYWKGAGSLEEDVVFVTLGTGVGGGVIANGKLLHGVNGGAGEIGHIAVQPNGYQCTCGKKGCLETYASATGIVRVAADMAKEFHGTSRLAELEQTDEKITSKLIFYLADNGDILANQVVDRICFYLGLALSDIGNTLNPASIVIGGGVSNAGNTLLQPTTKYFQENAFPSIRDSTKLKLAELGNDAGVIGAASMALQFK, from the coding sequence ATGGCAAAGGACTTAATTGGAATTGACTTAGGTGGAACAACCACGAAAATGGCCTTTTTAAATCAACAAGGTGAAATTCTAGAAAAATGGCGGATTTTAACTGACATTAGTGACAACGGCAGTCACATTGTTGATAACATTATTAAATCAATTCAACAACACATCGCAGACTCAGGAAAAACTACTGCTGACTTTATTGGAATCGGAATGGGAACTCCCGGAACAGTTGATCGTGAAAACGGAACAGTTTCCGAAGCATACAACTTGAACTGGGCTAAAACCCAACCGGTGCGGCAAAAGATTCAAGATGGGTTAGGACTGCCATTTGATTTAGATAATGATGCGAACGTGGCCTCTTTAGGGGAATACTGGAAGGGTGCCGGGAGTTTGGAAGAAGACGTGGTTTTTGTGACCCTGGGAACTGGAGTTGGTGGTGGTGTCATTGCCAATGGTAAGCTTCTACATGGTGTCAATGGTGGAGCCGGTGAAATTGGACACATTGCAGTGCAGCCGAATGGTTATCAATGTACTTGTGGTAAAAAAGGTTGCCTAGAAACCTATGCCTCTGCTACTGGAATCGTTCGGGTAGCTGCTGATATGGCTAAGGAATTCCATGGGACTTCCCGGTTAGCAGAATTAGAACAAACTGATGAGAAAATTACTTCAAAGTTAATTTTCTATTTAGCTGATAACGGTGACATTTTGGCTAACCAAGTGGTTGACCGGATTTGCTTCTACCTGGGGTTGGCATTATCAGACATTGGTAATACTTTGAACCCCGCTAGCATCGTCATTGGTGGGGGAGTTTCTAATGCGGGGAACACTCTCTTACAGCCAACGACGAAGTACTTCCAAGAAAACGCCTTCCCATCCATTCGGGATTCAACCAAATTGAAGTTAGCTGAATTAGGTAACGATGCTGGGGTAATTGGAGCTGCATCCATGGCCTTACAATTTAAATAG
- the miaA gene encoding tRNA (adenosine(37)-N6)-dimethylallyltransferase MiaA, whose protein sequence is MKPKVLAVVGPTAVGKSALALSLAQQFNGEIISGDSMQIYRHLDVGTAKVSPAEQALIPHHLIDILTVQEQYGVQQFVKDCQTLITEIHQRGKLPIIAGGTGYYLKALLQGLQLGGHNSSSAAVRSQLEAELAQVGPEVLWQQLRSLDASAAAKIDAHNSRRVMRALEIYRVTGKLPSDQQNQPHPYDAYLIGLNCERSLLYQRINQRVELMMQMGLLTENEWLRKQGPNLPALKGIGYREFTPYFAGKQDLATTVNEIKKDSRHYAKRQLTWFRNQMDVHWYNLVEHEDQITEIEQAVQKWRRSNEL, encoded by the coding sequence ATGAAGCCAAAAGTATTAGCGGTCGTTGGGCCCACCGCCGTGGGGAAAAGTGCTTTAGCGCTTTCCCTTGCCCAACAATTTAACGGAGAGATTATTTCGGGAGACTCCATGCAGATATATCGTCATTTAGACGTTGGTACGGCTAAGGTTTCCCCAGCAGAACAAGCTCTGATTCCCCATCACCTAATTGATATTCTAACCGTACAGGAGCAATACGGGGTCCAACAATTTGTCAAGGATTGTCAGACGTTAATTACTGAGATTCACCAGCGGGGGAAACTCCCAATTATCGCTGGCGGAACTGGCTACTACCTAAAGGCGCTCTTGCAGGGATTACAGCTCGGGGGTCATAACAGTTCTAGTGCTGCGGTTCGTTCCCAGTTAGAAGCGGAGTTAGCACAAGTCGGACCAGAGGTACTTTGGCAGCAACTACGATCTCTTGATGCTAGTGCGGCTGCCAAAATTGACGCGCATAATAGCCGGCGAGTGATGCGAGCGTTAGAGATTTATCGCGTGACGGGCAAATTGCCGAGTGACCAGCAAAACCAGCCGCATCCGTATGATGCCTATCTAATTGGTTTAAATTGCGAGCGATCACTACTTTACCAACGAATTAATCAGCGGGTGGAACTGATGATGCAAATGGGACTGTTAACGGAAAACGAATGGTTGCGGAAGCAAGGACCGAATCTACCGGCTTTAAAGGGAATCGGATACCGAGAATTTACGCCGTACTTTGCTGGAAAACAAGATTTAGCAACAACTGTGAATGAGATTAAAAAGGACTCGCGACATTACGCTAAGCGGCAGTTAACTTGGTTTCGGAATCAAATGGACGTTCATTGGTATAATTTAGTGGAACACGAAGACCAAATTACCGAAATTGAACAAGCAGTACAGAAGTGGAGGAGATCGAATGAGCTTTAA
- a CDS encoding 5-formyltetrahydrofolate cyclo-ligase translates to MKTEIRTKMLQKLTSQVVNPHRFQNLYQRLFATPQWQAAQTVAVTMSMDHEIPTQPLINAAQQAGKTVLIPRTFSGRRMRFYPLTNQTKLAKTRFGVIEPTNGKPIPMNQIDLVIVPGVAFCLINHQRIGYGGGFYDRFLADFPGATLALVQKDQLLEIPWETDSFDVPVQQLLVEDVDE, encoded by the coding sequence ATGAAAACAGAAATTAGAACTAAGATGCTACAAAAGCTAACGAGCCAGGTGGTTAACCCCCATCGGTTTCAAAATTTATATCAACGCTTATTTGCCACACCCCAGTGGCAGGCGGCTCAGACCGTGGCAGTTACCATGAGCATGGATCATGAAATTCCCACGCAGCCGCTTATCAATGCAGCGCAACAAGCTGGTAAAACAGTTTTAATTCCCCGGACTTTTTCCGGTCGGCGCATGCGTTTTTATCCGCTAACGAATCAGACTAAGCTGGCAAAGACCAGGTTTGGCGTGATTGAGCCAACGAATGGGAAACCAATTCCAATGAATCAAATTGATTTAGTGATTGTGCCGGGAGTTGCCTTTTGTCTTATAAACCACCAGCGGATTGGATACGGCGGTGGATTCTATGATCGTTTTCTTGCTGATTTTCCAGGGGCAACGCTTGCTTTAGTGCAAAAAGACCAGTTACTGGAGATTCCCTGGGAAACAGATTCCTTTGATGTGCCGGTGCAGCAATTACTAGTGGAGGATGTCGATGAGTAA
- a CDS encoding rhomboid family intramembrane serine protease, whose amino-acid sequence MSKLRNQPIVTWTLIVVMTLVFIAMTFAGGTTNLTTLVQFGGEVNQLVRAGEWWRLITPIFIHIGWQHLTLNLLTLYFLGRILEGIFGHWRFLVLFLGSGIVGNLFSFAFGSDGSVSAGCSTSLFGLFGAFLMLGITLPQNQWFKQTAQSFLLLIIINLVSDLFLPTIDIWGHVGGLVGGFCGSFTIGLPQSKLLTKKVRFIYANVLIIVIITLWIIGFNH is encoded by the coding sequence ATGAGTAAACTACGTAATCAACCGATCGTGACGTGGACATTGATTGTGGTAATGACTTTGGTGTTTATTGCCATGACTTTTGCCGGAGGGACTACCAACCTAACCACTTTGGTTCAATTTGGTGGGGAAGTCAATCAACTAGTGAGAGCTGGAGAATGGTGGCGGTTGATAACCCCCATCTTTATTCATATTGGTTGGCAACACTTGACCCTCAATCTACTGACTCTGTACTTTTTGGGACGGATTTTGGAGGGAATCTTTGGTCACTGGCGATTTTTAGTCCTCTTTTTAGGTTCTGGAATCGTGGGAAATTTGTTTAGCTTTGCCTTTGGTAGTGATGGAAGTGTTTCGGCTGGTTGTAGTACCTCATTATTCGGTTTGTTTGGAGCTTTTTTAATGCTGGGAATTACTTTGCCTCAGAATCAGTGGTTTAAACAAACCGCCCAGTCGTTTTTATTGTTAATTATCATTAACTTGGTTTCCGATTTATTTTTACCAACCATTGATATTTGGGGCCATGTAGGTGGCCTCGTGGGTGGTTTTTGTGGGAGCTTTACAATCGGTCTGCCTCAATCAAAATTATTGACAAAAAAAGTACGATTTATTTATGCAAACGTTTTAATTATTGTTATAATAACTTTGTGGATCATTGGATTTAATCATTAA
- the rpmG gene encoding 50S ribosomal protein L33, which produces MRVHITLECTECHERNYLTSKNRRNNPDRLELEKYCPRERKVTLHRETK; this is translated from the coding sequence ATGCGTGTACACATCACTTTAGAATGTACTGAATGCCACGAACGCAATTACTTAACTTCTAAAAATCGTCGTAATAACCCCGACCGTTTAGAATTAGAAAAGTATTGCCCACGTGAAAGAAAAGTTACATTACATCGGGAAACAAAATAA
- a CDS encoding rhodanese-like domain-containing protein, whose amino-acid sequence MIGASGFTSSLLMILIAILLVIALIAGVRYWRIFQVKKYTKFLTEDQFQAGIRQAQVIDLREAQSFETGHILGARNIPYASLKISYQQLRPDLPVYLYDQTKVLSVQAAKFLHKQGFQKLAILNEGYQKWDGKVKKG is encoded by the coding sequence ATGATCGGTGCAAGTGGATTTACCTCATCTTTATTGATGATTTTAATTGCGATTTTATTGGTAATCGCGCTTATCGCGGGAGTACGTTATTGGCGGATTTTTCAGGTCAAGAAATATACAAAATTCTTGACTGAAGATCAGTTCCAAGCAGGAATTCGTCAGGCCCAAGTGATTGATCTTCGTGAAGCACAGAGCTTTGAAACTGGGCATATCTTGGGGGCACGAAACATTCCATATGCTTCTCTAAAAATTTCGTATCAACAACTTCGTCCTGATTTACCAGTTTATCTGTATGATCAAACCAAGGTTTTAAGTGTTCAAGCAGCGAAATTCCTACATAAACAGGGATTTCAAAAGTTGGCCATCTTAAATGAGGGTTATCAAAAGTGGGACGGTAAAGTCAAAAAAGGTTAA
- a CDS encoding peptidoglycan D,D-transpeptidase FtsI family protein: MGNFFGRFFKKKTRTKRQETGNKRIPFRLNLIFLLVGSLFAVLIWKLADLQLIQGNYFRSAVNKNNSSTVYGNVQRGMIYDSTGKLLVGNKTERAITYTRGPKVTVNDMYQVATKLGKIVKVPTNKLTKKQMAQYYLASTEHQTQMAKQVPNSQNLNPDQKVEAELKIAQKNPPYQETAQFKNAAAIYISMSGAYRLTTTYVKYDHVSNQEIAKVGEHSKELPGVQVGTNWTREYPDGKEIQAITGTVTSNQVGLPDSRMNQLLSQGYSQNEAAGNNSLEEQYEPALRGSKSQTDIKLNSDNQIVKAVKKYPGRRGDNLQLSINGKFQKELQDMVKKAQPGGNATGTYAVVMNPNTGAIIGMAGVNRDPKTGKVTQNDLGVMNSSITMGSVVKGATIYGALKSKVITPESSTLTDMPIKNGGTTKSSWFNKTGAANVALTASDALEVSSNSYMMQLAMKEGGYHYVEGAPLNMSPDIFNIERGYFNQFGLGVKTGVDLPNETTGIKGPGGFANIGKSLDESFGNYDGYTTLQVAQYMSTIANGGYRLRPHVVENVRSTNGKTGKLGAVRETIMPQVLNTVPMSTDESRVIKQGLYQVVHGHNKYKTGGALAGIKPEISAKTGTAQTFYNGQETTTLSLASYAPSDHPQVVVALAMTNLPNNAENNNTDLAKNIYQAYWKDVQHYDN; the protein is encoded by the coding sequence GTGGGTAATTTCTTTGGTAGATTTTTCAAGAAAAAAACACGAACGAAACGACAAGAAACTGGCAATAAGCGAATTCCCTTCCGACTTAATTTGATTTTTCTGTTGGTGGGGTCCTTGTTTGCGGTCTTAATTTGGAAATTAGCAGATTTGCAACTAATTCAAGGTAATTACTTTAGGTCAGCAGTCAATAAAAATAACAGCTCCACCGTCTATGGAAACGTTCAACGGGGGATGATTTATGATTCCACGGGTAAATTATTGGTTGGCAATAAAACGGAACGAGCCATCACTTACACTCGAGGGCCAAAAGTAACGGTTAATGATATGTACCAAGTGGCTACGAAGCTGGGCAAGATTGTTAAGGTTCCCACTAATAAATTAACAAAGAAGCAGATGGCGCAGTACTATCTAGCTAGTACTGAACATCAAACCCAGATGGCCAAGCAGGTTCCGAACTCCCAGAATCTTAATCCAGACCAAAAGGTGGAAGCGGAACTAAAAATTGCTCAAAAAAATCCACCATACCAAGAGACCGCTCAATTTAAAAATGCGGCTGCTATCTACATTTCTATGAGTGGGGCGTACCGCTTAACGACGACTTATGTGAAGTACGACCACGTTAGCAACCAAGAAATTGCCAAGGTGGGAGAACATTCAAAGGAATTGCCAGGGGTTCAAGTGGGAACGAATTGGACGCGTGAGTATCCTGACGGAAAAGAAATTCAGGCGATTACCGGGACGGTTACTTCTAATCAAGTAGGATTGCCGGATAGTCGGATGAATCAGCTGTTATCGCAAGGTTATTCTCAAAATGAAGCAGCCGGAAATAACAGTTTGGAAGAGCAATATGAACCAGCTTTACGAGGTTCTAAGTCCCAAACGGACATCAAACTTAATAGCGACAATCAAATTGTGAAAGCTGTGAAGAAGTATCCAGGCCGCCGGGGTGATAACTTGCAGCTTTCAATCAACGGTAAGTTCCAAAAAGAACTGCAAGATATGGTGAAAAAAGCCCAGCCAGGTGGGAATGCCACTGGAACGTACGCGGTGGTAATGAATCCTAACACGGGGGCCATTATTGGAATGGCTGGAGTGAACCGGGATCCGAAAACTGGAAAGGTAACCCAAAACGATCTTGGCGTTATGAACAGCTCCATTACTATGGGTTCGGTAGTGAAAGGTGCTACGATTTATGGAGCACTGAAGAGTAAAGTAATTACCCCAGAAAGTAGCACCCTGACCGATATGCCAATCAAAAACGGGGGAACTACGAAGAGTTCCTGGTTCAACAAGACGGGAGCCGCCAATGTTGCGTTAACTGCTTCGGATGCACTAGAAGTTTCTTCTAACTCGTACATGATGCAATTAGCCATGAAAGAAGGGGGTTACCACTATGTTGAAGGGGCACCGTTGAACATGAGTCCAGATATCTTTAACATTGAACGGGGATACTTTAACCAGTTCGGACTCGGGGTTAAAACTGGAGTTGACCTACCAAACGAAACGACGGGGATTAAAGGACCCGGTGGCTTTGCTAACATTGGTAAGTCACTAGATGAATCCTTTGGTAACTATGACGGTTACACGACATTACAAGTGGCCCAATACATGTCGACCATTGCAAACGGTGGATATCGGTTACGTCCGCACGTGGTTGAAAACGTACGGAGTACGAACGGCAAAACCGGGAAACTAGGTGCAGTTCGGGAAACCATTATGCCGCAGGTATTAAACACGGTCCCAATGAGCACTGATGAAAGTCGGGTCATTAAACAGGGACTCTATCAAGTGGTTCATGGTCACAATAAATACAAGACCGGAGGGGCCCTGGCAGGCATTAAGCCAGAGATTTCGGCCAAGACAGGGACGGCTCAAACCTTCTACAACGGGCAAGAAACGACGACCTTAAGTTTGGCTTCCTATGCTCCTTCAGATCACCCGCAAGTAGTCGTAGCTTTGGCAATGACGAACTTGCCGAACAATGCTGAAAATAATAATACTGATTTAGCGAAAAACATTTATCAAGCTTACTGGAAAGACGTACAACACTATGATAATTAG